In one Solanum dulcamara chromosome 1, daSolDulc1.2, whole genome shotgun sequence genomic region, the following are encoded:
- the LOC129881328 gene encoding uncharacterized protein LOC129881328 isoform X1 yields the protein MSRCFAYPPPGYSPNTASNYALIESIKLQRDKERVKLERKKEKKRKKKERNRKKAKKAKQESTSSCSLTADLISGGDNRELKTRYLQKDSEDEIVERLEDNSLSEEHGKPVCSKDPSCLSDSTQNNKKRKRSTLPLNGIHDHSSVVRIRLSSHKHEQCDISNKEDSFKESAKHEVERASPLSKTNKQLSPSMSASGQQSLSEDKTTTAFFSKLHENDIELEFKNLFINCAPPSIHYEFDDQDWLFRRKHEQMRVMEKGEVSNDMSCGTSALLPRAQYLDDAELYAFPFAVPF from the exons ATGTCTCGGTGCTTCGCGTATCCACCACCTGGATATTCTCCGAATACAGCAAGCAATTATGCCTTGATCGAATCGATTAAG CTCCAGAGGGACAAGGAAAGAGTCAAATtggaaaggaagaaagaaaagaaaaggaagaagaaagagaggAACAGAAAGAAGGCAAAAAAGGCAAAGCAGGAATCAACTTCAAGTTGTTCGCTAACTGCCGATTTGATTTCTGGAGGAGATAACAGAGAGTTGAAAACTAGGTACTTACAGAAAGATAGCGAGGATGAAATTGTTGAGCGTTTGGAGGACAACAGTCTATCCGAGGAACACGGCAAGCCTGTCTGCTCAAAAGATCCAAGCTGCTTATCTGACAGCACCCAAAataacaagaaaagaaagagatcTACCTTACCTTTGAATGGAATACATGACCATA GTAGTGTTGTCCGCATTCGATTGTCCTCACATAAGCATGAACAATGTGATATATCTAACAAAGAAGACTCTTTCAAAGAATCTGCTAAACATGAGGTAGAAAGAGCTTCTCCCTTGTCGAAAACCAACAAGCAACTGTCCCCTTCCATGTCGGCTTCAGGACAGCAGTCATTGTCAGAGGACAAGACAACAACTGCTTTTTTCTCCAAATTGCACGAGAATGATATAGAACTAGAGTTCAAGAATTTGTTTATTAACTGTGCTCCACCAAGTATTCATTACGAGTTTGATGATCAAGATTGGCTGTTCCGGAGAAAGCATGAGCagatgagagtgatggaaaaaGGCGAAGTCAGCAACGACATGTCTTGTGGCACCTCTGCATTGTTGCCGCGTGCGCAATACCTTGATGATGCTGAATTGTATGCATTCCCCTTTGCAGTTCCTTTTTGA
- the LOC129881328 gene encoding uncharacterized protein LOC129881328 isoform X2, with the protein MSRCFAYPPPGYSPNTASNYALIESIKRDKERVKLERKKEKKRKKKERNRKKAKKAKQESTSSCSLTADLISGGDNRELKTRYLQKDSEDEIVERLEDNSLSEEHGKPVCSKDPSCLSDSTQNNKKRKRSTLPLNGIHDHSSVVRIRLSSHKHEQCDISNKEDSFKESAKHEVERASPLSKTNKQLSPSMSASGQQSLSEDKTTTAFFSKLHENDIELEFKNLFINCAPPSIHYEFDDQDWLFRRKHEQMRVMEKGEVSNDMSCGTSALLPRAQYLDDAELYAFPFAVPF; encoded by the exons ATGTCTCGGTGCTTCGCGTATCCACCACCTGGATATTCTCCGAATACAGCAAGCAATTATGCCTTGATCGAATCGATTAAG AGGGACAAGGAAAGAGTCAAATtggaaaggaagaaagaaaagaaaaggaagaagaaagagaggAACAGAAAGAAGGCAAAAAAGGCAAAGCAGGAATCAACTTCAAGTTGTTCGCTAACTGCCGATTTGATTTCTGGAGGAGATAACAGAGAGTTGAAAACTAGGTACTTACAGAAAGATAGCGAGGATGAAATTGTTGAGCGTTTGGAGGACAACAGTCTATCCGAGGAACACGGCAAGCCTGTCTGCTCAAAAGATCCAAGCTGCTTATCTGACAGCACCCAAAataacaagaaaagaaagagatcTACCTTACCTTTGAATGGAATACATGACCATA GTAGTGTTGTCCGCATTCGATTGTCCTCACATAAGCATGAACAATGTGATATATCTAACAAAGAAGACTCTTTCAAAGAATCTGCTAAACATGAGGTAGAAAGAGCTTCTCCCTTGTCGAAAACCAACAAGCAACTGTCCCCTTCCATGTCGGCTTCAGGACAGCAGTCATTGTCAGAGGACAAGACAACAACTGCTTTTTTCTCCAAATTGCACGAGAATGATATAGAACTAGAGTTCAAGAATTTGTTTATTAACTGTGCTCCACCAAGTATTCATTACGAGTTTGATGATCAAGATTGGCTGTTCCGGAGAAAGCATGAGCagatgagagtgatggaaaaaGGCGAAGTCAGCAACGACATGTCTTGTGGCACCTCTGCATTGTTGCCGCGTGCGCAATACCTTGATGATGCTGAATTGTATGCATTCCCCTTTGCAGTTCCTTTTTGA